A window of the Oryzias melastigma strain HK-1 linkage group LG11, ASM292280v2, whole genome shotgun sequence genome harbors these coding sequences:
- the gpnmb gene encoding protein QNR-71 isoform X2, whose translation MRVIPPLFVLLCACCTVHPTEGRRTYGDMFSHKHSLTRELPFPIPPIPGWDPDTNPWDDYLYPPLGSNPRELMHHRGKPNVRLTSDSPALNGSCITFTAKLEYPPCQKEDDNGDLVWDEHCEDANGQVRSGYVYNWTSWLDDYGFGKCIDKSKCNVFPDGKPFPQSNDWRHKSYVYVWHTMGQYYETCDGSSSSVTINTTNIPLGAEVMEVLVYRQRERRKYSPLTTDNSVYYITDKIPVAVDISQKSAVNQSANVFVRGEDVVFAVHLHDPSNYLKTAVAIDYIWDFRDGNQLVTHRELTTHTYTSLGKMSVKLVVEAAFPVECPPASATSAPPHTDTPTTPPASHVVTTKTRTSTALQSTSQPSLSSSTASMTTELPTTEPLPPTESISTTMPWLRTRRLNCNQCLRYAYGTFTGNITIVEPKHPLKSWPNSRIVDVSAARVTNTEVNFMVKCLGSIPTSACTIVSDPSCTQVRNIMCDDVPPSSDCQVNLRRRFLEPGTYCVNITLENSSSMALASTIVTISKAQDPPAPKPASSAGVVLSSAAVLLAIFGFIAYLIFKRHKVYRPIRRSLVEDSCGHAGAAGHMVRLREALFPSSEESRHLLTERLPA comes from the exons ATGCGCGTAATTCCGCCTCTGTTTGTCCTGCTGTGCGCCTGCTGCACCGTTCATCCAACCGAAGGACGCAGAA CATATGGAGACATGTTTTCCCACAAACACTCTTTAACAAGGGAGCTTCCATTTCCGATTCCTCCTATTCCCGGATGGGACCCTGACACCAATCCATGGGACGATTACCTCTATCCCCCGCTGGGCTCAAACCCGAGAGAGCTCATGCATCACAGAG GTAAACCCAACGTCCGCCTGACCAGTGACAGTCCGGCTCTCAACGGCTCGTGCATCACCTTCACGGCCAAGCTGGAGTATCCTCCCTGCCAGAAGGAGGATGATAACGGAGACCTTGTGTGGGATGAGCACTGTGAGGATG CAAATGGACAAGTTCGCTCCGGTTACGTCTACAACTGGACGTCCTGGTTGGACGACTATGGCTTCGGAAAGTGCATTGACAAAagtaaatgtaatgttttccCCGATGGCAAACCCTTCCCTCAGAGCAACGACTGGAGGCACAAGAGCTACGTCTACGTTTGGCACACGATGG GTCAGTACTACGAAACATGTGATGGTTCCTCTTCCAGCGTGACCATCAACACCACCAACATCCCTCTGGGAGCTGAAGTCATGGAGGTTTTGGTCTACAGGCAGCGGGAGCGCAGGAAGTACAGCCCTCTCACTACCGACAACAGCGTCTATTACATAACAG ATAAGATCCCAGTGGCGGTCGACATCTCCCAAAAGTCTGCGGTTAACCAGTCTGCGAACGTGTTCGTCCGTGGCGAGGACGTGGTCTTCGCAGTTCACCTTCACGACCCCAGCAACTACCTGAAAACTGCAGTGGCCATCGACTACATCTGGGATTTCAGAGACGGCAACCAGCTGGTGACACACCGAGAGCTGACCACGCACACCTACACGTCGCTGGGGAAGATGAGTGTGAAGCTGGTGGTGGAGGCCGCCTTTCCTGTTGAGTGTCCCCCGGCGTCTGCCACCTCGGCGCCACCTCACACAG aCACTCCAACCACTCCTCCTGCCAGTCACGTTGTAACAACTAAGACAAGGACCTCTACAG CTCTCCAAAGCACCAGCCAGCCCTCTCTCTCTTCCTCCACCGCTTCCATGACCACTGAGCTGCCCACCACGGAGCCCCTACCCCCCACTGAGTCCATCTCCACCACCATGCCGTGGCTGCGCACCAGGCGACTCAACTGCAATCAGTGTTTACGGTATGCCTACGGGACCTTCACAGGAAACATCACCATCGTTG AGCCAAAGCACCCGCTGAAGAGCTGGCCAAACAGTCGCATTGTGGACGTGTCTGCTGCCAGAGTGACCAACACTGAGGTCAACTTCATGGTCAAATGTTTGGGCAG CATCCCCACCTCGGCCTGCACCATTGTGTCCGATCCCAGCTGCACTCAGGTGCGTAACATCATGTGCGATGATGTACCACCATCGTCGGACTGCCAGGTGAATCTGAGGCGGCGGTTTCTGGAACCCGGCACCTACTGTGTCAACATCACCCTGGAGAACTCCAGCAGCATGGCGCTCGCCAGCACCATCGTCACCATCAGCAAGGCCCAGGACCCGCCCG CTCCCAAGCCTGCCAGTTCTGCTGGGGTGGTTCTGTCTTCAGCCGCTGTGTTACTGGCCATTTTTGGATTTATTGCATATCTAATCTTCAA GCGTCACAAAGTGTACCGGCCCATCCGAAGGTCACTGGTGGAGGACAGCTGTGGCCACGCCGGGGCGGCAGGTCACATGGTCCGGCTGAGAGAAGCTCTCTTCCCCTCCAGTGAGGAGAGCCGCCACTTGCTGACGGAGAGACTCCctgcataa
- the gpnmb gene encoding protein QNR-71 isoform X1: protein MRVIPPLFVLLCACCTVHPTEGRRTYGDMFSHKHSLTRELPFPIPPIPGWDPDTNPWDDYLYPPLGSNPRELMHHRGKPNVRLTSDSPALNGSCITFTAKLEYPPCQKEDDNGDLVWDEHCEDGTELEASANGQVRSGYVYNWTSWLDDYGFGKCIDKSKCNVFPDGKPFPQSNDWRHKSYVYVWHTMGQYYETCDGSSSSVTINTTNIPLGAEVMEVLVYRQRERRKYSPLTTDNSVYYITDKIPVAVDISQKSAVNQSANVFVRGEDVVFAVHLHDPSNYLKTAVAIDYIWDFRDGNQLVTHRELTTHTYTSLGKMSVKLVVEAAFPVECPPASATSAPPHTDTPTTPPASHVVTTKTRTSTALQSTSQPSLSSSTASMTTELPTTEPLPPTESISTTMPWLRTRRLNCNQCLRYAYGTFTGNITIVEPKHPLKSWPNSRIVDVSAARVTNTEVNFMVKCLGSIPTSACTIVSDPSCTQVRNIMCDDVPPSSDCQVNLRRRFLEPGTYCVNITLENSSSMALASTIVTISKAQDPPAPKPASSAGVVLSSAAVLLAIFGFIAYLIFKRHKVYRPIRRSLVEDSCGHAGAAGHMVRLREALFPSSEESRHLLTERLPA, encoded by the exons ATGCGCGTAATTCCGCCTCTGTTTGTCCTGCTGTGCGCCTGCTGCACCGTTCATCCAACCGAAGGACGCAGAA CATATGGAGACATGTTTTCCCACAAACACTCTTTAACAAGGGAGCTTCCATTTCCGATTCCTCCTATTCCCGGATGGGACCCTGACACCAATCCATGGGACGATTACCTCTATCCCCCGCTGGGCTCAAACCCGAGAGAGCTCATGCATCACAGAG GTAAACCCAACGTCCGCCTGACCAGTGACAGTCCGGCTCTCAACGGCTCGTGCATCACCTTCACGGCCAAGCTGGAGTATCCTCCCTGCCAGAAGGAGGATGATAACGGAGACCTTGTGTGGGATGAGCACTGTGAGGATGGTACGGAGCTGGAGGCTTCAG CAAATGGACAAGTTCGCTCCGGTTACGTCTACAACTGGACGTCCTGGTTGGACGACTATGGCTTCGGAAAGTGCATTGACAAAagtaaatgtaatgttttccCCGATGGCAAACCCTTCCCTCAGAGCAACGACTGGAGGCACAAGAGCTACGTCTACGTTTGGCACACGATGG GTCAGTACTACGAAACATGTGATGGTTCCTCTTCCAGCGTGACCATCAACACCACCAACATCCCTCTGGGAGCTGAAGTCATGGAGGTTTTGGTCTACAGGCAGCGGGAGCGCAGGAAGTACAGCCCTCTCACTACCGACAACAGCGTCTATTACATAACAG ATAAGATCCCAGTGGCGGTCGACATCTCCCAAAAGTCTGCGGTTAACCAGTCTGCGAACGTGTTCGTCCGTGGCGAGGACGTGGTCTTCGCAGTTCACCTTCACGACCCCAGCAACTACCTGAAAACTGCAGTGGCCATCGACTACATCTGGGATTTCAGAGACGGCAACCAGCTGGTGACACACCGAGAGCTGACCACGCACACCTACACGTCGCTGGGGAAGATGAGTGTGAAGCTGGTGGTGGAGGCCGCCTTTCCTGTTGAGTGTCCCCCGGCGTCTGCCACCTCGGCGCCACCTCACACAG aCACTCCAACCACTCCTCCTGCCAGTCACGTTGTAACAACTAAGACAAGGACCTCTACAG CTCTCCAAAGCACCAGCCAGCCCTCTCTCTCTTCCTCCACCGCTTCCATGACCACTGAGCTGCCCACCACGGAGCCCCTACCCCCCACTGAGTCCATCTCCACCACCATGCCGTGGCTGCGCACCAGGCGACTCAACTGCAATCAGTGTTTACGGTATGCCTACGGGACCTTCACAGGAAACATCACCATCGTTG AGCCAAAGCACCCGCTGAAGAGCTGGCCAAACAGTCGCATTGTGGACGTGTCTGCTGCCAGAGTGACCAACACTGAGGTCAACTTCATGGTCAAATGTTTGGGCAG CATCCCCACCTCGGCCTGCACCATTGTGTCCGATCCCAGCTGCACTCAGGTGCGTAACATCATGTGCGATGATGTACCACCATCGTCGGACTGCCAGGTGAATCTGAGGCGGCGGTTTCTGGAACCCGGCACCTACTGTGTCAACATCACCCTGGAGAACTCCAGCAGCATGGCGCTCGCCAGCACCATCGTCACCATCAGCAAGGCCCAGGACCCGCCCG CTCCCAAGCCTGCCAGTTCTGCTGGGGTGGTTCTGTCTTCAGCCGCTGTGTTACTGGCCATTTTTGGATTTATTGCATATCTAATCTTCAA GCGTCACAAAGTGTACCGGCCCATCCGAAGGTCACTGGTGGAGGACAGCTGTGGCCACGCCGGGGCGGCAGGTCACATGGTCCGGCTGAGAGAAGCTCTCTTCCCCTCCAGTGAGGAGAGCCGCCACTTGCTGACGGAGAGACTCCctgcataa
- the LOC112136456 gene encoding polypeptide N-acetylgalactosaminyltransferase 15, with product MCAFCSMKLRRRAAAVRRRMHCLWLLLLGLALAMLATSGFLNQDQDLHAADPSRRPLQRLPGPPELEVIVDSLDLALELGEDLAPLKSLQEDQLLFVFPSAHGSRTQPQSKRSYKMLMRGTFKDAATPGPARLRAGSLQREMEQASVQRHGFNEALSETISLHRRLPEARHPECFGEKYSESLPSASVIICFHEEPWSTLMRTVHSVLDTTPKQFLQEVLLVDDQSQSRHLKVRLGSYVSELEGVRLIRSTRRLGVGGCRTMAAAKAKGEVLVFMDSHCECQEGWLEPLLERVAQDRSRVVSPIMDVIDWQTFQFNITQWPVRGVFDWRLDFYWESNPQLQDFHPEEPVLPLQSPALGGSVLAIDRNFFQSVGAYDPGMVLWGAEQIELSIRVWSCGGSMEVVPCSRVAHLSLHHRPYIFPDQDMLRRNKIRVADIWMDAYRKIYYRRDTLAHFIKQSESPNIAERLRLKRSLGCRNFHWFLSTVFPQLYVPQDKPALSGELYNVGTGSCADYPRGEQQQGGVMNIAPCSGTGGQHCDFNSEGEVRWGSGGSLCMDAKGNRVVLSPCSAHQPTNRGLKWKFVKLSGQLVHQQSQMCVEAVQQQSTAGVNKPNAGGLYLKQCTRHPRQQWHFEQLVAPKGN from the exons ATGTGCGCCTTTTGCAGCATGAAGCTCCGCAGGAGGGCTGCGGCTGTGCGCAGGAGGATGCACTGcctctggctgctgctgctggggctCGCGCTGGCAATGCTGGCGACGTCCGGGTTTCTCAATCAGGACCAGGACCTTCACGCAGCTGACCCTTCCCGCCGCCCCCTCCAGCGGCTTCCCGGTCCACCGGAGCTGGAAGTCATCGTGGACTCCCTCGACCTAGCTTTGGAGCTTGGTGAAGACTTGGCTCCGCTGAAATCCCTGCAGGAGGACCAGCTGTTGTTCGTCTTCCCCTCCGCGCACGGCTCCAGGACGCAGCCGCAGAGCAAACGGAGCTACAAGATGCTCATGCGCGGAACTTTTAAGGACGCGGCGACTCCAGGACCAGCGCGGCTGCGCGCGGGAAGCCTGCAGCGGGAGATGGAGCAGGCTTCCGTTCAGAGACACGGCTTCAACGAGGCGCTCAGCGAGACCATCTCACTGCATCGGAGGCTCCCCGAGGCGCGCCATCCCGA ATGTTTTGGGGAGAAGTACAGCGAGTCGTTGCCTTCAGCCAGCGTCATCATCTGTTTCCACGAGGAGCCCTGGTCCACGCTCATGCGCACTGTGCACAGTGTGCTGGACACAACTCCCaaacagtttctgcaggaaGTCCTGCTGGTGGACGACCAAAGCCAGAGCC GTCACCTGAAGGTCAGACTGGGCAGCTATGTGTCTGAACTCGAAGGGGTTCGTTTGATTCGCAGCACCAGGCGCCTCGGTGTAGGCGGCTGCCGTACAATGGCGGCTGCAAAGGCCAAAGGGGAGGTTCTGGTGTTCATGGATTCCCACTGTGAGTGCCAGGAGGGCTGGCTAGAGCCTCTGCTGGAGAGAGTTGCACAGGACAG GAGCAGAGTGGTGTCTCCGATTATGGACGTGATCGACTGGCAGACGTTTCAGTTTAACATCACCCAGTGGCCCGTCAGGGGAGTTTTTGACTGGAGACTCGACTTTTACTGGGAGTCAAATCCTCAACTGCAAGATTTCCATCCAGAAGAACCTGTTTTACCTTTACA GAGCCCAGCTTTGGGAGGCAGCGTTTTGGCCATCGACagaaatttttttcaaagtgtggGAGCGTACGACCCCGGGATGGTGCTGTGGGGGGCGGAACAAATCGAGCTGTCAATCAGG GTGTGGTCCTGTGGGGGATCCATGGAGGTGGTGCCCTGCTCCCGTGTGGCCCATCTCAGTCTCCATCACCGACCCTACATCTTCCCAGACCAGGACATGCTCAGGAGGAACAAGATTCGGGTTGCTGACATCTGGATGGATGCTTACAGGAAGATCTACTACAGGAGAGACACACTTGCTCATTTCATCaagcag TCGGAGAGCCCAAACATTGCCGAACGGCTGCGGCTAAAGAGAAGTCTGGGTTGCAGGAACTTTCACTGGTTCTTGTCCACAGTTTTCCCGCAGCTCTACGTTCCCCAGGACAAACCGGCTCTATCCGGCGAG TTGTACAACGTGGGCACTGGCAGCTGTGCAGACTACCCTAGGGGGGAACAGCAGCAAGGGGGGGTCATGAACATAGCACCGTGCAGCGGGACAGGCGGTCAG CACTGTGATTTTAACTCTGAGGGGGAGGTGCGATGGGGGAGCGGGGGGTCTTTGTGCATGGATGCTAAAGGAAACAGAGTGGTCCTCTCTCCATGCTCCGCCCACCAACCAACCAACAGGGGACTCAAGTGGAAATTCGTAAAG CTGAGCGGACAGCTGGTTCATCAGCAGTCTCAGATGTGTGTGGAGGCTGTCCAACAACAGAGCACGGCAGGAGTAAACAAACCCAATGCAGGCGGACTCTACCTGAAACAGTGTACACGTCACCCCAGACAACAGTGGCACTTTGAGCAGTTAGTAGCACCCAAAGGTAACTAA